One region of Anaeromyxobacter paludicola genomic DNA includes:
- a CDS encoding DUF2795 domain-containing protein — protein MAMGIGEPPEQSPSAILSEVEYPISRDDLATAAAEAGAPADAINFLRSLPDRIYQSPDEVQREFGEAGARFGMFGRDVRHRGNLGKEAVETGAAPTRHP, from the coding sequence ATGGCCATGGGAATCGGCGAGCCACCCGAGCAGAGCCCTTCGGCGATCCTCTCCGAGGTGGAGTACCCCATCTCGCGGGACGACCTCGCCACCGCCGCCGCCGAGGCGGGCGCGCCGGCGGACGCGATCAACTTCCTCCGGAGCCTGCCGGACCGGATCTACCAGAGCCCCGACGAGGTCCAGCGCGAGTTCGGGGAGGCCGGTGCCCGATTCGGGATGTTCGGGCGCGACGTGCGCCACCGCGGGAACCTGGGCAAGGAGGCGGTCGAGACGGGGGCGGCGCCTACCCGGCATCCGTAG